A genomic window from Silene latifolia isolate original U9 population chromosome 11, ASM4854445v1, whole genome shotgun sequence includes:
- the LOC141610764 gene encoding protein ENHANCED DOWNY MILDEW 2-like — MSSSDEEGEIFPECVTDYAFVNRAEEHVSLACLPLLLRKDEVVDNGTTQVFLSCVCDEGLRKIYKEVLGWRYEISYARPEISVLCKGSGWTKLLMPKRLYEAVLRSVLVTVHCLHFVKHNPEAAEEYMWSQLSKVFSSYEVAPFENDCINHISLIRDAADSDPILKDSKFIQRILSGEPMETDMLKLESVPAERPEFIVDEEIYDDSEDDETSDEEEVLFDTCCSFCDNGGDILCCEGRCMRSFHASRQTGDSGEEICEGLGFSEDRVKALSQFICRNCRYQRHQCFICGKLGISDLNGNVEVFPCIVGNCGRFYHPKCVVKELQQQNDAQIENLEEKIVALESFVCPAHRCFSCNQLEDRTVPEMQFAVCRRCPKSYHRKCLPREIMFDTEAVVGILPRAWDGLLPKRILIYCLNHEIDPHLGTPLRNHILFPPLKVKLRNTEKPLSGLPVELKKRKLDHSNPLPETVVRNTQKQAASEPGRLIDKHRHDFICEKKPSAIKPSNANKYSQKLVASHSAMPLTKKQGHSSPVVDIEIERRINTLIEKVNSSFNAGDFIKQKNATSKSSNNMIDKNLTKGKVEGAVKAVQNALQKLENGASIDIAKAVCDVDMLRQLPIWKNKLKIYLAPFMHGMHYSSFGRHFTKTEKLREIVDRLHNYVKDGDMIVDFCCGANEFSCLMKEKLDAEGKKKCSFKNYDLFPTRNDFNFEQKNWYDVDPRDLPRGSQLVMGLNPPFGYKASLANKFINKALQFKPKLLILIVPPETQRLDRRNNKHLRYDLLWEDHNLLAGESFYLPGAFGAVDKQISQWNNTTPPLYLWSHPDWTRKHKEIANRCGHSFSRDKLPERRPPSPKHFPEEQQDAHGDFNTNTYLVDDIPEPMNAGNMVTGNIYGQDKSNVYDYNMSNAYGHHMSNVYSPPRSNVFGPSTSNVYSPIYSPMSNVYGPSTSNVYAHPMSNVYSHSSHALDDYHNTPSVEDKYIDIPCVPELTDVGGQMGRNLSGRENVTYLRSDSPPEDMEISPTNTNLRRNIS; from the exons ATGTCGTCTTCAGATGAAGAGGGTGAGATTTTTCCAGAATGTGTCACTGACTACGCGTTTGTGAATCGAGCAGAGGAACATGTTTCATTGGCATGTCTGCCTCTTCTTTTGCGGAAGGATGAGGTTGTTGATAATGGAACTACTCAGGTTTTCTTGTCGTGTGTTTGTGATGAGGGACTCCGAAAAATATACAAGGAAGTTTTAGGATGGAGATATGAGATCTCTTATGCACGGCCTGAAATCTCAGTGCTGTGCAAGGGCAGTGGTTGGACGAAACTTCTTATGCCTAAAAGGTTATACGAGGCTGTATTGAGGTCTGTACTGGTCACCGTCCACTGCCTTCATTTCGTCAAGCATAATCCAGAGGCTGCTGAGGAATACATGTGGTCCCAATTGTCGAAAGTGTTCAG TAGTTATGAAGTCGCCCcttttgaaaatgattgtatTAATCATATATCCCTGATTAGAGATGCTGCTGACAGCGACCCAATCTTGAAGGATTCAAAG TTTATACAAAGGATTCTATCAGGAGAGCCAATGGAAACAGATATGCTTAAACTG GAAAGTGTTCCAGCAGAAAGGCCAGAATTTATTGTTGATGAGGAAATATATGATGATTCTGAGGATGATGAAACGAGTGATGAAGAGGAGGTTCTTTTTGATACCTGTTGCTCATTTTGTGACAATGGCGGAGATATTCTTTG TTGTGAAGGAAGGTGCATGAGGTCGTTCCATGCTAGTAGACAAACTGGAGACTCTGGAGAAGAAATCTGCGAAGGTCTTGGCTTCTCTGAAGACCGAGTCAAG GCTCTTTCCCAATTTATCTGCAGGAACTGTCGATATCAGCGACATCAGTGTTTTATTTGCGGAAAGTTAGGGATATCTGATTTAAATGGTAATGTAGAG GTTTTCCCTTGTATTGTTGGCAATTGTGGCCGGTTTTATCATCCTAAATGCGTTGTCAAAGAACTGCAGCAACAGAATGATGCCCAGATAGAGAACCTGGAGGAAAAAATAGTTGCATTGGAGTCTTTTGTTTGTCCTGCCCATAGATGTTTTTCTTGTAATCAACTAGAGGACAGAACAGTCCCTGAGATGCAGTTTGCAGTCTGTAGGCGTTGTCCTAAATCTTATCATAGGAAATGCTTACCTAG AGAAATTATGTTCGATACTGAAGCCGTGGTGGGTATATTGCCAAGAGCTTGGGATGGTCTTCTCCCAAAACGTATTTTGATATATTGCCT GAACCATGAAATTGATCCGCACCTTGGCACTCCATTGAGAAATCATATATTATTTCCTCCCCTAAAAGTGAAATTGCGTAATACAGAGAAACCTTTGTCTGGATTGCCTGTTGAGCTGAAGAAACGAAAACTTGATCATAGCAATCCGCTGCCTGAAACTGTTGTAAGAAATACCCAAAAGCAAGCTGCAAGTGAGCCCGGTAGGCTAATTGACAAACATAGGCATGATTTCATTTGCGAGAAAAAACCGTCTGCTATCAAGCCTAGCAATGCTAATAAATATAGTCAGAAACTTGTTGCTTCCCATTCAGCTATGCCTCTCACAAAGAAGCAAGGCCACTCCAGTCCTGTTGTCGACATTGAAATTGAGAGAAG GATAAATACCCTGATTGAGAAAGTCAACTCTTCGTTCAATGCGGGTGACTTCATTAAGCAGAAAAATGCAACTTCTAAAAGCTCTAATAATATGATAGACAAGAACCTGACGAAAGGAAAAGTGGAAGGGGCTGTCAAG GCCGTTCAAAATGCCCTTCAAAAGTTAGAGAATGGTGCTTCTATTGATATTGCGAAGGCTGTCTGTGATGTTGATATGCTTCGCCAATTGCCAATATGGAAG AACAAGCTCAAAATCTATCTTGCACCCTTCATGCATGGCATGCACTATTCATCCTTTGGGAGGCATTTCACGAAAACGGAAAAGCTTCGTGAG ATCGTGGATAGGCTCCATAATTACGTCAAAGATGGGGATATG ATAGTTGATTTCTGCTGTGGTGCTAATGAGTTTAGCTGTTTGATGAAAGAAAAGCTGGACGCTGAGGGGAAGAAGAAATGCTCATTCAAAAATTATGACCTCTTTCCAACCAGG AATGATTTCAACTTTGAGCAAAAAAATTGGTACGATGTTGACCCGAGAGACCTGCCACGAGGTTCTCAACTG GTTATGGGACTGAATCCTCCATTTGGATATAAAGCATCACTGGCGAACAAGTTCATTAACAAAGCTCTCCAATTCAAACCAAAGCTCCTGATTCTTATTGTTCCGCCAGAGACTCAAAG GCTTGATCGCCGGAATAATAAGCATCTCAGGTACGACTTGCTGTGGGAGGATCATAATCTACTTGCTGGAGAG TCATTTTACCTCCCTGGAGCCTTCGGCGCGGTAGACAAGCAAATTTCACAATGGAACAACACTACACCTCCCCTTTATCTTTGGAGTCACCCTGACTGGACTCGGAAGCACAAGGAAATAGCTAACCGGTGTGGTCACTCTTTTTCTCGTGATAAACTACCTGAACGTCGACCACCCTCTCCAAAGCATTTTCCGGAAGAGCAGCAGGATGCTCATGGCGATTTCAATACAAATACATA CTTGGTGGATGACATTCCTGAACCTATGAATGCTGGAAACATGGTTACGGGTAACATCTACGGCCAAGATAAGAGCAATGTCTATGATTACAATATGAGTAATGCCTATGGCCACCATATGAGCAATGTTTACAGCCCCCCTAGGAGCAATGTCTTCGGCCCCTCGACAAGCAATGTCTACAGCCCCATCTACAGCCCAATGAGCAATGTCTATGGCCCCTCTACGAGCAACGTTTACGCCCACCCTATGAGCAATGTCTACAGTCACAGTAGTCACGCACTGGACGACTATCACAATACTCCTAGTGTCGAGGACAAATATATTGATATACCATGTGTTCCTGAGCTGACGGACGTGGGAGGACAGATGGGAAGAAACTTGAGTGGAAGGGAAAACGTTACATACTTGCGCAGCGACAGTCCTCCAGAGGATATGGAAATCTCCCCTACCAATACCAACCTCAGACGCAACATATCTTGA
- the LOC141610765 gene encoding uncharacterized protein LOC141610765 produces MFGTQESRRNLGYEHQSHVINYRPSIHTRRANLTVKFQDIYGFTVEGNVDDVNVLNEVREKVREQGRVWWSLEASKGANWYLHTHVSSTLKASLKLSALTNAITLKRLIRKGIPPVLRPKIWFALSGAAKKKSTVPESYYDDLIKATEGMSTPATKQIDQDLPRTFPGHPWLDLTEGHAALRHVLVAYSFRDSYVGYCQGLNYVAALLLLVMKTEEDAFWMLAVLLEDVLVNDCYSNNLSGCHVEQRVFQDLLAKNCPGIAAHLEALEFDVSLVATEWFLCLFSKSLPSETALRVWDVLFYEGAKVLFHVALAIFKMKEDELLLAHQVGDVINILQKTTHHMFDPDDLLTVAFDKIGSMTTNTISKQRKKQEPGVMAELDQRSRRLNSLNYEEEI; encoded by the exons ATGTTTGGGACACAAGAAAGTAGAAGAAATTTAGGATATGAGCATCAATCTCATGTTATAAATTATAGGCCAAGTATTCATACAAGACGGGCGAATTTGACAGTAAAATTCCAAGATATATATGGATTTACAGTAGAAGGAAATGTGGATGATGTGAATGTGTTGAATGAGGTGAGGGAAAAAGTGAGGGAACAAGGGAGGGTTTGGTGGTCATTAGAAGCTAGTAAAGGTGCTAATTGGTATCTTCATACTCATGTTTCGTCGACTCTTAAAGCTTCTCTTAAGTTATCAGCTTTAACTAATGCTATTACTCTGAAGAGATTAATTAGGAAGGGAATTCCTCCTGTTTTAAGGCCTAAGATTTGGTTTGCGTTATCGGGTGCTGCTAAGAAGAAATCTACTGTGCCTGAGAGTTATTATGATGATCTTATTAAGGCTACTGAGGGCATGTCGACTCCTGCGACTAAACAGATTGATCAA GATTTGCCTCGAACATTTCCTGGTCACCCGTGGCTGGATTTGACAGAGGGCCATGCAGCTCTCCGGCATGTTCTTGTTGCATACTCATTTCGTGATTCCTACGTCGGTTACTGTCAG GGTTTAAATTATGTTGCAGCATTATTATTACTTGTTATGAAGACAGAAGAAGATGCCTTTTGGATGCTAGCTGTCCTACTGGAAGATGTTCTAGTAAACGACTGTTACTCGAATAATCTATCAGGATGCCATGTTGAGCAGAGGGTTTTCCAAGACCTACTTGCAAAAAACTGTCCCGG GATAGCTGCTCATCTGGAAGCTTTAGAGTTTGATGTCTCCCTTGTTGCCACCGAGTGGTTCTTATGCCTCTTCTCAAAGAGCTTGCCTTCAGAG ACAGCTTTGCGAGTGTGGGATGTTCTTTTTTACGAAGGAGCCAAAGTTTTGTTTCACGTGGCTTTGGCAATATTTAAG ATGAAAGAGGACGAGTTGCTTCTGGCGCATCAAGTTGGTGATGTGATAaacattttacagaaaactactCACCACATGTTTGACCCGGATGATTTACTAACG GTTGCTTTTGATAAAATTGGGTCAATGACGACAAACACCATATCAAAGCAACGGAAAAAGCAGGAACCTGGTGTCATGGCAGAACTTGATCAAAGGTCTAGACGGCTTAACTCCCTCAATTACGAGGAGGAAATTTAG
- the LOC141610771 gene encoding uncharacterized protein LOC141610771 — MAMQTGVSSSKVLVLLGAGLTGSIILKNGKLSDVLAQLQELMQGVNEVDISSTKYDPGLLAAQVRQLAQEIRMLSASNPITILNGNSDSSGYSSYIMPAAAIGAMGYCYMWWKGLSFSDVMFVTKQNMANAVSNVSKQLDSLSEAVARTKKHLSQRLETLDWKMEEQKEISGQILDDVTDVKSNISQIGYDIESIRDMIYGLEGKLEVLENKQDLTNSGVFYLCQVAGGIKEGINGRFFQDIGSKLEPPKITCEDNSLKGLQFLADSTATNALEKPVTTTKSDDLEPVTVKNVSAVKTRIHRSFPVGFSLAHDILRAGV, encoded by the exons GTTTAACCGGTTCAATAATTTTGAAGAACGGAAAGTTATCTGATGTCCTTGCACAGCTTCAAGAACTTATGCAGGGTGTTAATGAAGTTGATATATCTTCCACTAAATATGATCCTGGACTCCTCGCAGCACAG GTTCGGCAGCTGGCTCAGGAGATTAGGATGCTATCTGCATCAAATCCTATTACAATTTTAAATGGAAACTCTGACTCTAGTG GTTATTCTTCTTACATAATGCCAGCGGCTGCGATTGGAGCGATGGGATATTGCTATATGTGGTGGAAG GGGTTGTCATTTTCAGATGTCATGTTCGTGACAAAGCAAAATATGGCAAATGCTGTGTCTAATGTTTCAAAGCAACTGGACAGTTTGTCCGAAGCAGTGGCA AGAACTAAAAAGCACTTGTCGCAAAGATTGGAGACTTTGGATTGGAAGATGGAGGAACAGAAAGAGATCTCAGGGCAAATACTTGATGAT GTTACTGATGTCAAGTCGAATATTTCCCAAATTGGCTATGACATCGAGTCAATCCGTGACATGATATATGGTCTG GAAGGAAAGCTTGAAGTTCTTGAAAATAAACAG GATTTGACAAATTCAGGAGTATTTTATCTATGTCAAGTAGCTGGCGGGATCAAGGAGGGGATAAATGGTAGATTTTTCCAG GATATCGGATCAAAGCTTGAACCGCCAAAGATAACCTGCGAGGATAACTCATTGAAG GGCCTGCAATTCCTTGCGGATTCAACTGCCACGAATGCTCTTGAAAAACCAGTTACCACCACCAAGTCTGATGATCTCGAACCAGTTACCGTGAAGAATGTTTCAGCCGTGAAAACAAGAATACATCGGTCTTTTCCAGTCGGGTTTTCTTTGGCACACGACATTCTTCGAGCTGGCGTATAA